From the genome of Leptotrichia sp. oral taxon 847:
TTTATAAAAAATTCTTTTCTAATCTTAAAATTTTCATCAGAAATATTTATTATTTCCTTCCCAATTCTCTCAAAATACTTGCTATCACCAATAACACCTTTTCTAGCCAGCACCATAACAATATGGCTCGCTCCATTCAAGCTGTTAATTGCTCCCCAAGCAAACTCTCTCATGTCATTCAGCATTTCCTCATTCTTCACAAGAATAAATTTCCAAGGCTCAAGCCCAAATGAACTAGGAGAAAGTCGCCCAGCCTCAATAATTGCCATAAAATCTTCGTCTGAAACAACTTTTGTCTTATTATATTTTTTGCACGCATATCTTCTGTTAAATATTTCAAACATTTCCTTTTTTGTTAATTCATTATTTTTTGTCATTTTTATCACTTCTTTCCTAAAAATTATCCTTTTACTGATTTTTTATTTTCTCCATCACATCTTTGTCAAACTTTCCAGCTCTAAGCATCTCAATCTCAAATTTATACGGCGGAACTTTCTTAGCCTTTTTATCATCGCTCAAAGCCACATAAGGCGTTTCTAGAATTTTTGGCAAATGAGAAAATTTTTCAAAATGTGCAATTTTATTTAACACTTCAAAGCCAATGTTTCCAAATCCCAAATTTTCGTGTCTATCTTTATGCGCACCACACACATTCTTACTATCATTTAAGTGAATTACTGAAATTCTGTCAATTCCGACAATTTTGTCAAACTGTTCAATAACTCCCTCAAAATCATTCACAATATCATAACCAGCATCATGAACATGGCAAGTATCAAAACATACTGTCAGTTTATCCTTTAATTTCACACCATCAATAATTTTTGCAATTTCTTCAAAACTTCTTCCACATTCTGTACCTTTTCCAGCCATCGTCTCAAGTGCTACAGTCGTTTTCTGATCTTTTGTCAAAACTTCATTCAATCCTTCAATAATCTTATTAATCCCAACTTCCTCACCTTCCCCAACATGAGCACCTGGATGAAGAACAATTCTTTTTGCTCCAATAGCATCTGTCCTTTCAATCTCTGTTCTCAAAAACTGCACTGCAATCTCAAATGTTTCAGGCTTTATCGCATTCCCTAGATTAATTATGTAAGGAGCATGCACAACAATATCATCAATGTCAATATGATTCTCCTTCATAAGTTTAAGCCCTGCTTCAATATTCAGTTCTTCAATTGGTTTTCTTCGAGTATTTTGCGGAGCTCCAGTATAAATCATAAATGTATTTGAGCCGTAAGAAATTGCTTCTTTCACAGAACCCAAAAACATATCTTTTCCACCCATTCCCACATGTGATCCTATTTTAAACATTTTAAATTTTTACCTTTCTTTATATTTTAGTTTTTTTCAAATATTTCATAGTAGTATTATACCAAACGATTTTAAGATATGCAAACATATTTATTTTTATCAAAACAAATCTATTGATTTTTTTTCCTTTAAATGTTATCATTTAATTTAGCAGCAAAAAAATATTATTTTAAAAAGATAAGAGCAAAAAATTCGATTTATTCTATAGAAAAGGAGAGATTTTTATGTTATTTTCAAAACAATCGTCAGAAGAACGCCGTGATATGATTTTAAATGGGAATATTTTAAAAACACTTTTATTTTTATCCATCCCAACTCTTATGGTTGGAATAATACAAGCATTAATTCCACTTTCAGACGGACTTTTTTTAAATAATTTAGGCGGTGTACTTGTTGCAAGTTCAGTTTCTTTTAGTCAGCCTATTTTAAATATAATGATAGCACTCTCACAAGGACTCGGTGTCGCCGCAATGGCGATGATTGGAAATCTTTATGGACGTGGAATTATTCGTGCTGTAAAAGAGACATCACTTCAAATTTTTGTATTCAGCTTTTTGGTTGGACTAGGACTAATTCCAGTTTGTATAATTTTGGCTTTTTTTATTGCCGAATATACAACTCCAGAAATAAAAAGCAACGTGTTTATCTATATTTCGCTTTATTCTTTAGTTATTCCATTTAATTTTTTAGCTTCAATTTATAACGCAGCAAAAAATTCAATTGGACGTCCAGAAGTTCCGCTTATAAGAGTTTTTATCCTACTTATATTAAAAATTATTTTTAACACAATTTTTCTATATTTTTTTAAACTAAAAATAGTTGGCGCTGTAATTGCAACACTTTGTTCCTACGTTATTGTAACAATTTGGATGTATCACGATTTATTTATAAAAAAAAGCGATATGCGTCTGGAAATAAAAAATTATAAATTTATTCCTCCCATCGTAAAAAAACTACTTCGAATAGGTTTTCCATCAATGATAAGTTATATGTTAATTCAATTAGGATTTTTCTTAATAAATACAGAAGTGGAAAAATATGGTGCAATATCTTTAAACGCGCAAGGAATTGCAGCAAATATAAATTCAATTTGCTTTATATTGCCATCTTCCATTGGAACAACTGTAACAAGTATGGTAAGTATGAATATGGGAATTGATAACATAAAAAAATCAAAAAACATTTTTTACTACGGAATAGCAACAAGTATAGTCATAGCAATTTTAATAATATCTTTGGTTCTTCCTTTAGATGAAACATTAACACTGTCCTTCACAAGAGAAAAAGCAGTTTTAGATATTGCAAATAAAGCCTTAAATATTTATACGTATTCTGTAATAAGTTTTGGAATTTTCTGTGTCTGTCAAGGAGTTTTTATAGCACTTGGCCGAACAAAAGTACCGATGTTTATGTCAATTTTAAGAATTTGGTTTTTTAGATATTTGTTCATACTTTTTACAAAATCGTTTTTAGGAGTCTACTCTGTTTTTTGGGGAAATTTATTTTCAAATATGTGTGCCGGAATTCTATTTTTCATTTTAGTTTTAAAGCTAGATTGGTCTAAAAAATATGTTTAATTAATAAAAATTGAAATAATAAATGGTGATTTTTTTATTTATAAGGAAATTATACTAAACCCCATTTGAATAGCGAATACATTATAAATCTTTTTAGTAGGTTAAATCTAATATTTATTTTCAAATAATTAGAAGATGGTTTAAAAATTTTAGGGGCAGAATGTTATTTTGTTTAATATTATTTTTTTATTTTTTTACATAAGGGGAAAGGACCGCCATTTCCCCTTATAATCCCCACGCTCGTCTAAGCATTTTTTGGAAGCAAAGCCGAAACTCACTTCGTTCAAACAGTCGTCTTTACTCCCAAAAAATCACGACACTTTTATATGGTAGTAAAATTTAAACCGTCGGAGCATTTTTATGTGCTGACAAAACTGTTTGAGCACGATTAGTGCGAGTTTTTTGTCAGTGCATAAAAATGACTTGAGCCTTGCCGGGGTGCAGGGGTGCGGCGATGAGCACTTCTGCTTAAAAAAGAAAAAAATATTTTAGTAACTTTCTGGATTGAATGAAAAACTTAAAACTAAGATTTTTTATTTGCCTCTATATTTTTTACTCTGTCATAATTAGAATAAATATTCGCTTTTTAAACGAGGGAATAGTATAACATTAAAATATTTATATTTTTAGTTATGTGGTTTTAATATTATTTTTTTATAAAAAATAACGTCCGATAATGTTTGTTTAATTTGAAAAAATTTTTATACTATTAATAAACCTAAAAAAACTCTAGTACATTATTTATAGTCAAATATTAATCTATAAATAACTACTAGAGTTAAAAATTTATTTTATTATTGTATATTATTATTCGTTATCACTCTTGACATAAAATTTGAAATTATTATTTCATATCCGTAAAACAAAATACACATAATTCCTATGATTATTCTCAAAATGGCTGTAATATCTGCGTCAAAGTCCAACCAAATCATTACTGCATTTGAAAAAGTCAACACTGAAATTACTATTAAGAAAAAATTTTTTGTGTTACACATACAAAAGAATAAAGAAATTGAAAAAAATATATATGCCACTCTTACTAATCCTATTCGTGTTGTCAATCCTTGTGAAGAAGTTACTAAATCATTAAAGTATGGTGAACTTTCCAAATAAACTCTTGAAATGTCCACAAGCATTGAAACTACAATAAAAATTAAAAACATTATATTAAATCCCAAATTTTCTCTATTTCCTTTTTTATAAAAAGAAAAAATTGTCCAAAAAAGAAAAATCCAAAAAAGAAAACTTACCATAACTAAATGGCTTGTTATATAATGAATTTTATCATTGGGAAACTCTTTAAAAACAGTGTTATAAAAATCTAAATTTAATGTTATAAAACGAAAAGATATAAGTATTCCCACCAAATTTCTAAATAAATTTAAAAGTTTTTTTATTTCTGATGGATTTTCTCTAAACTTTTTTATTATTTTTTCCTCTATTTTTTTAGTTTTCATAAAAAACTCTCCTGACTAACTTTCTTTTTCAATAAATCTTTTGACCCATTCGACGTAAGTGGAATCAGTAATGTTTAACGCTTCCAAATTAGCCACAAAATTTTCTTCATCGTCAAAAATATTAAAAATAATTGGCGCCAAAACTTTTAATGTCTGGGTTTCAAATATTCCTTCGATATTCATACTGTAAAGTAAAGGCTTTTGCTCTTTTAATAACTGACTGTTCGTTTTTTTTACTTCATATAACAATGACAATAAATTTATTTTTTTTAAATCATTTTTTCTATCTTCCAAAACTACATCAATCTGGTCTGAAAGGAGTTTTTTGTAACGCCAAGATTGATGTTTTTTGTACTCTTTCGGCTCTAACAAAAATTTCATCTTTTGAGAAAATAAAACTAGATTTCCCATATCTTTTTCATATTTTATCGACATATTTCTATCAAAAAATTTGTTTATTTCTTTTAGCAGATCATTTTGCACTTGAAAAAGATTTTTATCATCATACACTTTATTTACAAGCAACAGTTTTTGTTCATTAAAAACATCGTACAAATAAATTGTTATTTCATATTTTTCAACATTTTTAATTTTTGAAATATTTCCTGCTAAAACATAGTTCAAATTTGTGTTTGATTCTCGTATTTTTTTCATATAATCAACGCTGTATCTCGTTTTCGAAACAAATAAATCTTCTTTACGATAAGCGATCGCCACTTGATAATTCAAATTTGTCTTATAATGTAAATTCTCGTTTAAATAAAGTGGCAAAGAAACTGCCAAATTTTCCGCTAACTCGGATTTTTCACCAATTGAAGTAAGCGTCAAAATTAAAATATTCGGTTTCACTCTTTTACTTTGATTCAATAAAAATTCTGGTTTATTAAACTCATAATACCAAAGTGGTTTATTTGTTGAAAAGAATTTATTTTTTGGAAGTAAATTATTTTTTTCGTTTTTATTTTTACTTTCCAATCTAATTTTTAATTTTAAAAATTTTTCTTCCAACTTCATAAACTTTTTACAATATTCAATCCAAGGATATTTTGATACAAACTTACAAAGTTCCAATCCTTTATTATATATTTTTTTAGCACAGTAGTATTCTAACACATTCAAGGTCGTCTGTACCCCATGTTTTTCAGGAACATAATATGGCAAAACATATTTTTCAAATTCTTCGTACATCTCATTTAAAATATAAATACTTGAAGTAAGGCTCATTATTTCAGAATTATAACTGGATTCTTTTAACGCTGCCGTTAAATAAAAATTTCCCATTTCTTTATCTCCGTGTTTAAAAAAAACTACCGCTTCCATAACTTTGGCACGCCAATTTCCCTTTATCGAAGATAATTTTTCCAATTTGCTCTCATATTCTAAATTACTTCTTTTTTTTACAATATCAAAATATTTTTTAAATGCTACTGCTGAATTTGGATTTTTTTCCAGTGCATCTAAATATTTTTTTTCTGCTTCTGAATATTTTTCTTCCATTTCCAACGCTTCAGCATAAGAAATACAAAGTGATTCAGTTATATTTTCACTGTTTAAGTTTCTTTCATAAAGCTCTATTGCCTGCTCTGGAGTACCTGTTTTAATATAAAAAGTCCCCAACAAATTTAACTTTCTCTCAAAATTATGGTCTTTGGCATAAAACCTGAAAACGGCTTCTTTTACTTCGTTGTATAAATTTTTTGAAAAAGCATCTATAATTACTGGATGTAAATTTTCTACATTATTCCAGTTCTTCTTTATCGCAGGCTCTAATTTTTTTTGTATCCATTCTTTCTTTTTCATTTTCATTTCTTTACCGAAGTTGTCATAATATGAAACTTCTTCTAATTCACTAGTATCTCTAGTTATTTTAAATTCATCGACAAACTTTTTTTTGCTGGTTGCAGCTTCATTTTTTTCTTCTTCGGAGTTATGTTTTTTTTCTTCAGCTTTATTAAAAAAATCAAAAATCCCCATACATTTTTTCCTCCTAACTTTTAATTTTAAAATTTTATAATTGACTGCTTTTAATAGCCAACTATTATAATAAGTGAACTAAAACTTTCATTTCTTATTTATTTATCTAAAAATAAAATTTAAACAAGTTTATTTTTATTTTATTTTTTAAATGAATACTCATACTTCATATAACAGTATATCATAAAAAGAAATCTTTTTAAATAAATTTTTAAAAAAAACTTATTTTTTATTTTTCTAAAACTTTTATTTTTTTATTTTTTATCTTCTATTAATTTTGAATTTATGCTAAAATATACAAAAAAGAAAGGAACCTGAATAAAAATGAGTATGTTTGTTGTTATTTCAACTTATAAAAAAAGTTTGGACGAAATTGACAAAAAAAGAGAAGAACACTTAGCCTATGTTAAAAATTTTATTCTTTCTGGAAAATTTTTGGCTGTAGGAAGAAAAAATCCAGTAAACGGTGCTGTTATTATAGCTCACAATGTTACAAAAAATGAATTGGAAAAAATTTTTAGAAATGATCCATATTATTTAAATGGATTAGCAGAATATTCAATAACAGAATTTAATCCCGCATCTTTTGCAAAAGGTATTAAAGAAACTTTAAAAAATTTGGAGAAATAAAAGAAAAAGAAAAAAAACATATATTATTAAATTAGTTTAACTAATAAAATATTATATGTTTTTTATTAATTTATAAAATGTGTTCCATAAAATATCTTATTTGGATTCTCCACCAAGGCCAGTCATGAGCGACATCGTAACCCCAGTAATCAAACCAGGCAGGCACTTGCTTTTCACATAAAATTCTGTCAAGCTCCCTGTTACTAGGTAACAATTCTCCTTCCCATGCTCCTTGTCCAATACAGATAATTATATTTTTTTGTCTGTACAAATCTAAATAAGGGTGATTCCAAGGCATATCTCCCAAGAAATCAACAACTGAGTTGTTATAAACCAAGTCATCCATATAATCGTAAAAAAACATTCTCGCATCAAATTGTCCACTTAAAGAAATTAATGTATCAAACAAGTCTGGTCTACGAAAAAATAAAATTCCAGCGTGCGTTCCACCCATACTGCATCCCGTAACTATTATATCGCTTCTCCAGGAAATATATTGGATTCTAGGAACCATTTCATAACAAATATGTTCAAACCATCTTTCTTGCATCTCAATTCTATGTCGAGGATTGCCGTTTTTATCTGACCAGC
Proteins encoded in this window:
- a CDS encoding NAD(P)H-dependent oxidoreductase; its protein translation is MTKNNELTKKEMFEIFNRRYACKKYNKTKVVSDEDFMAIIEAGRLSPSSFGLEPWKFILVKNEEMLNDMREFAWGAINSLNGASHIVMVLARKGVIGDSKYFERIGKEIINISDENFKIRKEFFIKFQKEHFKLLESERALFDWASKQTYIALVNMMNMAAALGIDSCAIEGFNKEMAEKYFSEKGVFDLKEYGISYFVSFGYRDEDITPKTRRKLSEVYEVVE
- a CDS encoding deoxyribonuclease IV, with the protein product MFKIGSHVGMGGKDMFLGSVKEAISYGSNTFMIYTGAPQNTRRKPIEELNIEAGLKLMKENHIDIDDIVVHAPYIINLGNAIKPETFEIAVQFLRTEIERTDAIGAKRIVLHPGAHVGEGEEVGINKIIEGLNEVLTKDQKTTVALETMAGKGTECGRSFEEIAKIIDGVKLKDKLTVCFDTCHVHDAGYDIVNDFEGVIEQFDKIVGIDRISVIHLNDSKNVCGAHKDRHENLGFGNIGFEVLNKIAHFEKFSHLPKILETPYVALSDDKKAKKVPPYKFEIEMLRAGKFDKDVMEKIKNQ
- a CDS encoding MATE family efflux transporter, translated to MLFSKQSSEERRDMILNGNILKTLLFLSIPTLMVGIIQALIPLSDGLFLNNLGGVLVASSVSFSQPILNIMIALSQGLGVAAMAMIGNLYGRGIIRAVKETSLQIFVFSFLVGLGLIPVCIILAFFIAEYTTPEIKSNVFIYISLYSLVIPFNFLASIYNAAKNSIGRPEVPLIRVFILLILKIIFNTIFLYFFKLKIVGAVIATLCSYVIVTIWMYHDLFIKKSDMRLEIKNYKFIPPIVKKLLRIGFPSMISYMLIQLGFFLINTEVEKYGAISLNAQGIAANINSICFILPSSIGTTVTSMVSMNMGIDNIKKSKNIFYYGIATSIVIAILIISLVLPLDETLTLSFTREKAVLDIANKALNIYTYSVISFGIFCVCQGVFIALGRTKVPMFMSILRIWFFRYLFILFTKSFLGVYSVFWGNLFSNMCAGILFFILVLKLDWSKKYV
- a CDS encoding tetratricopeptide repeat protein, encoding MGIFDFFNKAEEKKHNSEEEKNEAATSKKKFVDEFKITRDTSELEEVSYYDNFGKEMKMKKKEWIQKKLEPAIKKNWNNVENLHPVIIDAFSKNLYNEVKEAVFRFYAKDHNFERKLNLLGTFYIKTGTPEQAIELYERNLNSENITESLCISYAEALEMEEKYSEAEKKYLDALEKNPNSAVAFKKYFDIVKKRSNLEYESKLEKLSSIKGNWRAKVMEAVVFFKHGDKEMGNFYLTAALKESSYNSEIMSLTSSIYILNEMYEEFEKYVLPYYVPEKHGVQTTLNVLEYYCAKKIYNKGLELCKFVSKYPWIEYCKKFMKLEEKFLKLKIRLESKNKNEKNNLLPKNKFFSTNKPLWYYEFNKPEFLLNQSKRVKPNILILTLTSIGEKSELAENLAVSLPLYLNENLHYKTNLNYQVAIAYRKEDLFVSKTRYSVDYMKKIRESNTNLNYVLAGNISKIKNVEKYEITIYLYDVFNEQKLLLVNKVYDDKNLFQVQNDLLKEINKFFDRNMSIKYEKDMGNLVLFSQKMKFLLEPKEYKKHQSWRYKKLLSDQIDVVLEDRKNDLKKINLLSLLYEVKKTNSQLLKEQKPLLYSMNIEGIFETQTLKVLAPIIFNIFDDEENFVANLEALNITDSTYVEWVKRFIEKES
- a CDS encoding YciI family protein yields the protein MSMFVVISTYKKSLDEIDKKREEHLAYVKNFILSGKFLAVGRKNPVNGAVIIAHNVTKNELEKIFRNDPYYLNGLAEYSITEFNPASFAKGIKETLKNLEK
- a CDS encoding esterase family protein, yielding MQIEYIREYSPILNRDVEFKKYGYSGKPVLVFPSQDGNCNQYEEFGMIDVLSDFIEQGRIQVFCIGSIDTESWSDKNGNPRHRIEMQERWFEHICYEMVPRIQYISWRSDIIVTGCSMGGTHAGILFFRRPDLFDTLISLSGQFDARMFFYDYMDDLVYNNSVVDFLGDMPWNHPYLDLYRQKNIIICIGQGAWEGELLPSNRELDRILCEKQVPAWFDYWGYDVAHDWPWWRIQIRYFMEHIL